From Actinoplanes oblitus, a single genomic window includes:
- a CDS encoding alpha/beta hydrolase, whose protein sequence is MRDELVAPPPDRFAPLRARIPRPRAAASVADAPPPIRPRIVLAPLSLTGAGLAAFFFCLAFTPSLLPRTGILQGVVAGITAAMGYALGTAIGALIRLRFRFSGRAVRIWWRVLAVLLLPMIATCLVLGVRWQRELRLRLGMPPAQEYDIVRTVGASLLTFGLLLLIARLLRLATHGCAQVFRLVVPDRAAYCAGTVVVAVLSYSAFDGLLVAHLFAVADRSAAVINNGTGNGVHRPSSALRSGGPESLVAWDTLGRQGRAFVAGAPSRQQLSGFAGRPATEPIRLYAGLASAGTMRERADLIVREMDRTGAFRRQVVALFTPTGTGWVDNKVTQSLEYMYAGDTALVSMQYSYLPSWIAFLGDRSEVVDAASALITAVRGRWAELPAAHRPKLLLFGESLGTYGIEATFGTAEDLVDAADGVLMEGPTFANPIHQRLTRDRAAPSPVWDPVQTGLPVDFADDATELRGRPGARPTVVYLQNSSDPIVWWNWDIMWRKPAWLQGARGPDVTPAMHWFPWVTFWQTTCDLVFANQAPTGHGHVYKSATVDGWATVAPPAGWTVADTVRLRHQLGD, encoded by the coding sequence ATGCGTGACGAGCTGGTCGCACCGCCGCCGGACAGGTTCGCGCCGCTGCGCGCCCGGATCCCGCGGCCACGCGCCGCCGCCTCCGTGGCGGATGCCCCGCCGCCGATCCGCCCGCGGATCGTGCTGGCTCCGCTCAGCCTCACCGGCGCCGGGCTGGCCGCCTTCTTCTTCTGCCTCGCCTTCACCCCCTCGCTGCTGCCCCGCACCGGGATCCTGCAGGGCGTGGTCGCCGGGATCACGGCGGCCATGGGGTACGCGCTGGGCACCGCGATCGGCGCGCTGATCCGGCTCCGGTTCCGGTTCTCCGGCCGGGCCGTGCGGATCTGGTGGCGGGTGCTCGCCGTGCTGCTCCTCCCGATGATCGCCACCTGTCTCGTGCTCGGCGTGCGCTGGCAGCGCGAGCTGCGGCTGCGGCTCGGGATGCCACCGGCCCAGGAGTACGACATCGTCCGCACCGTCGGCGCCAGCCTGCTCACCTTCGGGCTGCTCCTGCTGATCGCCCGGCTGCTGCGGCTCGCCACGCACGGCTGCGCGCAGGTGTTCCGGCTGGTCGTCCCGGACCGGGCGGCGTACTGTGCCGGCACCGTGGTGGTGGCCGTGCTCAGCTACAGCGCCTTCGACGGCCTGCTGGTCGCGCACCTGTTCGCGGTCGCCGACCGGTCGGCCGCCGTGATCAACAACGGCACCGGCAACGGCGTGCACCGGCCCTCCTCGGCACTGCGCTCCGGCGGCCCGGAGTCGCTGGTGGCCTGGGACACCCTGGGCCGGCAGGGGCGCGCCTTCGTGGCCGGCGCACCCAGCCGGCAGCAGCTGAGCGGGTTCGCCGGCCGCCCGGCCACCGAGCCGATCCGCCTGTACGCCGGGCTGGCCTCGGCCGGCACCATGCGCGAGCGGGCCGACCTGATCGTCCGCGAGATGGACCGGACCGGCGCGTTCCGGCGGCAGGTGGTGGCGCTGTTCACCCCGACCGGCACCGGCTGGGTGGACAACAAGGTCACCCAGTCGCTGGAGTACATGTACGCCGGGGACACCGCCCTGGTGTCCATGCAGTACTCCTACCTGCCCAGCTGGATCGCCTTCCTCGGCGACCGGTCCGAAGTGGTGGACGCGGCGTCGGCGCTGATCACCGCGGTGCGCGGGCGCTGGGCGGAGCTGCCCGCCGCGCACCGGCCCAAGCTGCTGCTGTTCGGCGAGAGCCTGGGGACGTACGGGATCGAGGCCACCTTCGGTACCGCCGAGGACCTGGTCGACGCGGCGGACGGGGTGCTGATGGAGGGCCCGACCTTCGCCAACCCGATCCACCAGCGACTGACCCGGGACCGGGCCGCGCCGTCCCCGGTCTGGGACCCGGTCCAGACCGGGCTGCCGGTCGACTTCGCCGACGACGCCACCGAGCTGCGGGGCCGGCCGGGCGCCCGGCCCACCGTGGTCTACCTGCAGAACTCGTCCGATCCGATCGTCTGGTGGAACTGGGACATCATGTGGCGCAAACCGGCGTGGCTGCAGGGCGCCCGCGGGCCGGACGTGACCCCGGCCATGCACTGGTTTCCCTGGGTCACGTTCTGGCAGACCACGTGCGACCTGGTCTTCGCCAACCAGGCGCCGACCGGGCACGGGCACGTCTACAAGTCGGCGACGGTGGACGGGTGGGCCACTGTCGCCCCGCCCGCCGGCTGGACGGTGGCGGACACCGTCCGGCTGCGCCATCAGCTCGGCGACTAG
- a CDS encoding acyl-CoA dehydrogenase gives MNSKVLSRRDLDFLLYEWLDVESLTGRERFAEHSRETFDAFLDVSQQIAERDFAPHNRKNDLNEPTFDGERVTIIPEVGHALRVFAESGLLAATMDAEYGGLQLPRVVQRACFLWFQAANTSTSAYAMLTGANAHLLLTHGTAEQIERFVRPMIEGRFTGTMCLSEPQAGSSLSDVTTKAVPDGQSGDYRITGGKMWISGGDHELSENIIHLVLARVAGAPAGVKGLSLFIVPKLIDGKRNGVTLAGLNHKMGYRGTTNTVLAFDEATGYLVGEEGRGLQYMFHMMNEARIGVGAGAVALGYTGYLHALAYARERQQGRPVTAKDPAAPPVPIVDHPDVRRMLLASKTYVEGGLALMLYCAKLLDEPSPENDLLLDTLTPIVKAWPSQWCRLADDHAIQIHGGYGYTREYPVEQFYRDNRLNSIHEGTDGIQALDLLGRKVTQRGGAGLALLLDRIRATAQKSDLGAPVLAACDRLAATTAKLWADPATALVNATAYLDAAGHLVIAWMWLEQALAAGDKPGPFYDGKRVAAKYFVTHELPRIGPMLDLLDSGDTLLLDLEDAWLG, from the coding sequence ATGAACTCCAAGGTGCTGTCCCGCCGGGACCTCGACTTCCTGCTCTACGAATGGCTCGACGTGGAGTCGCTGACCGGGCGGGAGCGGTTCGCCGAGCACTCGCGGGAGACGTTCGACGCGTTCCTGGACGTCTCCCAGCAGATCGCCGAGCGCGACTTCGCGCCGCACAACCGCAAGAACGACCTGAACGAGCCGACCTTCGACGGCGAACGGGTGACGATCATCCCGGAGGTCGGCCACGCGCTGCGGGTGTTCGCCGAGTCCGGCCTGCTGGCCGCGACCATGGACGCCGAGTACGGCGGGTTGCAGCTGCCCCGGGTCGTGCAGCGGGCCTGCTTCCTCTGGTTCCAGGCGGCCAACACGAGCACCTCGGCCTACGCGATGCTGACCGGCGCGAACGCGCACCTGCTGCTCACCCACGGGACCGCGGAGCAGATCGAGAGGTTCGTCCGGCCGATGATCGAGGGCCGGTTCACCGGCACGATGTGCCTCTCCGAGCCGCAGGCGGGCTCCTCGCTCAGCGACGTCACGACGAAGGCCGTCCCCGACGGGCAGTCGGGTGACTACCGCATCACCGGCGGCAAGATGTGGATCTCGGGCGGTGACCACGAGCTCAGCGAGAACATCATCCACCTGGTCCTGGCCCGGGTCGCCGGGGCACCCGCCGGGGTGAAGGGCCTGTCGCTGTTCATCGTGCCCAAGCTCATCGACGGCAAGCGCAACGGCGTCACGCTGGCCGGCCTCAACCACAAGATGGGTTACCGCGGCACCACCAACACGGTGCTGGCGTTCGACGAGGCGACCGGCTATCTGGTGGGCGAGGAGGGCCGCGGCCTGCAGTACATGTTCCACATGATGAACGAGGCGCGCATCGGGGTCGGTGCCGGCGCTGTCGCGCTCGGGTACACCGGGTACCTGCATGCCCTCGCCTACGCGAGGGAGCGGCAGCAGGGGCGCCCGGTGACCGCGAAGGATCCGGCCGCGCCGCCGGTTCCGATCGTCGACCACCCCGACGTACGCCGGATGCTGCTCGCCAGCAAGACGTACGTCGAGGGCGGTCTCGCCCTGATGCTGTACTGCGCCAAGCTGCTCGACGAGCCGTCCCCGGAGAACGACCTGCTCCTGGACACGCTCACGCCGATCGTCAAGGCCTGGCCCTCGCAGTGGTGCCGGCTCGCCGACGACCACGCCATCCAGATCCACGGCGGCTACGGCTACACCCGGGAGTACCCGGTCGAGCAGTTCTACCGGGACAACCGGCTCAACTCGATCCACGAGGGCACCGACGGCATCCAGGCGCTCGACCTGCTCGGCCGCAAGGTCACCCAGCGGGGCGGCGCGGGCCTGGCCCTGCTCCTCGACCGGATCCGGGCGACGGCCCAGAAGTCGGATCTGGGCGCCCCGGTGCTCGCCGCCTGCGACCGGCTGGCCGCCACGACGGCGAAACTGTGGGCCGACCCGGCGACGGCGCTGGTCAACGCCACCGCCTACCTGGACGCCGCCGGTCACCTGGTGATCGCCTGGATGTGGCTGGAGCAGGCGCTCGCCGCGGGGGACAAGCCGGGACCGTTCTACGACGGCAAGCGGGTCGCCGCGAAGTACTTCGTCACCCACGAGCTGCCCCGGATCGGCCCGATGCTGGACCTGCTCGACTCGGGCGACACGCTGCTTCTCGACCTCGAGGACGCCTGGTTGGGTTAG
- a CDS encoding diguanylate cyclase domain-containing protein translates to MRVRNWIAVVVSVLLLAAAGGIAIAVNRRALSAADAVHRADSTELATNNATLTGQLQLLSAQELAQVLADHSLSLVKGDATDHLVLVNAAAKSSTFQYGMVLTALDGSVLNASRAAGLPDPGDAGWAPMREQFTEGARVGFSAVMTVDDIPLAAVAVPILLGGAPAGFLVGFNQVATTSLQKYTQQLQSDTHRTDVVDSTGTVAASSVPDLVGGRTDASIIAKLGREGTYFVDYRSGGTDMIAIVVGGLPSGYSYVRTQTKSQFDGAVHRRSQTVNITLLAMLLIGVVGISVLGYRGQIQRRRADERFQALFQHAPDIVTVIDRAGTMIFTSPSSAAILGFESGALAGHSVFDMVHPDDQGAMRDRLEALLADPAAVLRLQCRVRAASGHYRWFDFTASNQMANPALNGVVINARDISENRAFQERLAHEAQHDPLTGLPNRRRMQDALSNSLRRDPVAVLFVDLDGFKPVNDVHGHEAGDELLRQVAERLSGCIRAGDVLARVGGDEFVVLMPGVLSAGDVAATANRVRTMVEMPFRIAGQQITIGASVGVHMAGPAEDPDAALRAADHAMYEIKRSGGSRAPRGVLASIGRHRAAE, encoded by the coding sequence ATGCGGGTACGGAACTGGATCGCGGTGGTGGTCAGCGTGCTGCTGCTGGCGGCCGCCGGCGGGATCGCCATCGCCGTGAACCGGCGGGCGCTGAGCGCGGCCGACGCGGTGCACCGTGCCGACAGCACCGAACTCGCCACCAACAACGCCACCCTGACCGGGCAGCTGCAGCTGCTCTCGGCGCAGGAGCTGGCGCAGGTGCTGGCCGACCACTCGCTGAGCCTGGTCAAGGGCGACGCCACCGACCACTTGGTCCTGGTGAACGCGGCGGCCAAGAGCTCCACCTTCCAGTACGGCATGGTGCTCACCGCGCTCGACGGGTCGGTGCTGAACGCCAGCCGGGCCGCCGGCCTGCCCGACCCCGGCGACGCCGGCTGGGCCCCGATGCGCGAGCAGTTCACCGAGGGCGCCCGGGTCGGTTTCTCCGCGGTGATGACGGTGGACGACATCCCGCTGGCCGCGGTGGCCGTGCCGATCCTGCTCGGCGGCGCCCCGGCCGGGTTCCTGGTCGGCTTCAACCAGGTGGCCACCACCTCGCTGCAGAAGTACACCCAGCAGCTGCAGAGCGACACGCACCGCACCGACGTGGTGGACAGTACCGGCACGGTCGCCGCGAGCAGCGTGCCCGACCTGGTCGGCGGCCGGACCGACGCGTCGATCATCGCGAAGCTGGGGCGCGAGGGCACCTACTTCGTGGATTACCGGTCGGGCGGCACCGACATGATCGCGATCGTGGTCGGCGGCCTGCCCAGCGGCTACTCCTACGTGCGCACCCAGACCAAGTCGCAGTTCGACGGCGCGGTGCACCGTCGCAGCCAGACGGTGAACATCACGCTGCTGGCCATGCTGTTGATCGGCGTGGTCGGCATCTCGGTACTCGGCTACCGTGGCCAGATCCAGCGGCGGCGCGCCGACGAGCGGTTCCAGGCGCTGTTCCAGCACGCCCCGGACATCGTCACGGTGATCGACCGCGCCGGCACGATGATCTTCACGAGCCCCAGTTCGGCGGCGATCCTCGGGTTCGAGTCCGGCGCGCTGGCCGGGCACAGCGTCTTCGACATGGTGCATCCGGACGATCAGGGTGCGATGCGGGACCGGCTGGAGGCGCTGCTCGCCGACCCGGCCGCGGTGCTCCGCCTGCAGTGCCGGGTACGCGCGGCCAGCGGGCACTACCGCTGGTTCGACTTCACCGCGTCCAACCAGATGGCCAACCCGGCGCTGAACGGCGTGGTGATCAACGCCCGGGACATCTCGGAGAACCGGGCGTTCCAGGAACGGCTGGCCCACGAGGCCCAGCACGACCCGCTGACCGGCCTGCCGAACCGGCGCCGGATGCAGGACGCGCTGAGCAACTCGCTGCGCCGCGACCCGGTGGCCGTGCTCTTCGTCGACCTGGACGGGTTCAAGCCGGTCAACGACGTGCACGGGCACGAGGCCGGTGACGAGCTGCTGCGCCAGGTGGCCGAGCGGCTCAGCGGCTGCATCCGGGCCGGCGACGTGCTGGCCCGGGTCGGCGGCGACGAGTTCGTGGTGCTGATGCCCGGGGTGCTGAGCGCCGGCGACGTGGCGGCCACCGCGAACCGGGTGCGGACCATGGTGGAGATGCCGTTCCGGATCGCCGGGCAGCAGATCACCATCGGCGCCAGCGTCGGCGTGCACATGGCCGGTCCGGCCGAGGACCCGGACGCCGCGCTGCGCGCCGCCGACCACGCGATGTACGAGATCAAGCGCTCCGGCGGCAGTCGCGCCCCGCGCGGTGTGCTGGCGAGTATCGGGCGGCACCGCGCGGCGGAGTGA